In Triticum aestivum cultivar Chinese Spring chromosome 5B, IWGSC CS RefSeq v2.1, whole genome shotgun sequence, the following proteins share a genomic window:
- the LOC123110988 gene encoding GRF1-interacting factor 2, which yields MQQAMPMPPAAAAPGMPPSAGLSTEQIQKYLDENKQLILAILENQNLGKLAECAQYQAQLQKNLLYLAAIADTQPQTSVSRPQMAPPSASPGVGHYMSQVPMFPPRTPLTPQQMQEQQLQQQQAQMLPFAGQMVARPGAVNGMARAPQVEPAYAAGGASSEPSGTESHRSTGADNNGGSGLADQS from the exons ATGCAGCAAGCGATGCCcatgccgccggcggcggcggcgccggggatGCCTCCATCTGCTGGCCTCAGCACCGAGCAGATCCAAAAG TACCTGGATGAAAATAAGCAACTAATTTTGGCTATCTTGGAAAATCAGAACCTGGGAAAGTTGGCGGAATGTGCTCA GTATCAAGCTCAGCTTCAGAAGAATCTTTTGTATTTGGCTGCAATTGCTGATACTCAGCCACAGACCTCTGTAAGCCGTCCTCAG ATGGCACCACCTAGTGCATCCCCAGGGGTAGGGCATTACATGTCACAGGTGCCAATGTTCCCTCCAAGGACCCCTCTAACGCCTCAGCAGATGCAGGAGCAGCAACTACAGCAACAACAGGCTCAGATGCTTCCGTTTGCTGGTCAAATGGTTGCGAGACCTGGGGCTGTGAATGGCATGGCCCGGGCCCCTCAAGTTGAACCAGCCTATGCAGCAGGTGGGGCCAGTTCCGAGCCTTCTGGCACTGAGAGCCATAGGAGCACTGGTGCCGATAACAACGGTGGAAGCGGCTTGGCTGACCAGTCCTAA